In Desulfomonile tiedjei DSM 6799, a genomic segment contains:
- a CDS encoding glycosyltransferase family 4 protein, with amino-acid sequence MSTNLVLFFTRGVSLRTWGMMGMLQREIAIYRRLMEHDFNVSFLTYGDASDVQYTEELGGIRILCNETGLPWEQYESELLSIHSKALADCDVIKTNQTNGAQFALQAAKMFGKPLVARCGYMWSFNWQREFGYDSPEAVQARSVEETVFRAAEKVVVTTEVMAADIAQRIPEASPKTCVIPNYVDTDVFRPQESHRIENSLVFVGRIAPEKNLEALLEAVSDLPVTLTLIGEGRLRPGLQKRFSHLDGRVSWEGNIPNMQLPDFFNRSQIFILPSLYEGHPKTLIEAMSCGLPVIGGDSPGIREIISHGFNGYLSGTDSKSLHAAIRDLIQDAELRLNLGRNARTTVMERFSLDNIVKLEMAVLRQAIAKA; translated from the coding sequence ATGAGCACGAATCTGGTGCTTTTCTTCACCCGGGGAGTGTCCCTTCGTACGTGGGGCATGATGGGCATGCTTCAGAGAGAAATAGCCATTTATCGCAGGCTCATGGAACATGATTTCAACGTATCGTTTCTCACGTACGGCGATGCGTCGGATGTCCAGTACACTGAAGAGCTTGGGGGCATCCGGATTTTGTGCAATGAAACCGGGCTCCCATGGGAGCAGTACGAAAGCGAGCTCCTGTCGATACACAGTAAAGCGCTTGCCGATTGCGACGTGATCAAGACCAATCAAACCAATGGTGCTCAGTTCGCTCTTCAAGCGGCGAAAATGTTCGGAAAACCGCTCGTTGCGCGGTGCGGGTATATGTGGTCCTTCAACTGGCAGCGTGAGTTCGGGTACGATTCGCCTGAAGCGGTTCAAGCGAGGAGTGTCGAAGAAACGGTTTTTCGCGCGGCAGAAAAGGTAGTGGTAACCACTGAAGTAATGGCAGCCGACATCGCACAGCGAATCCCGGAAGCATCGCCGAAAACATGCGTGATTCCCAATTACGTCGACACGGATGTCTTTCGTCCCCAGGAATCGCATCGGATTGAAAACTCGTTGGTTTTCGTCGGACGAATCGCGCCGGAAAAGAACTTGGAAGCCCTGCTGGAAGCTGTGTCGGATTTACCCGTGACACTTACCCTCATAGGAGAAGGGCGGCTTCGTCCCGGCCTGCAAAAGCGCTTCTCCCATCTTGACGGCCGCGTTTCGTGGGAAGGCAATATTCCGAACATGCAGTTGCCGGATTTCTTCAACCGGTCTCAAATATTTATCCTTCCTTCCCTGTACGAAGGCCACCCCAAAACGCTTATCGAAGCAATGTCATGCGGATTACCCGTAATTGGCGGCGATTCACCCGGCATCAGAGAAATCATCTCTCACGGATTCAACGGGTATCTGAGCGGTACGGATTCAAAGAGTCTTCATGCTGCAATCCGGGATCTCATTCAAGACGCGGAATTGCGACTTAACCTGGGACGAAATGCCCGAACGACCGTAATGGAGCGTTTTTCCCTGGACAACATTGTGAAGCTCGAGATGGCGGTACTAAGACAAGCCATCGCGAAAGCGTGA
- a CDS encoding glycosyltransferase family 4 protein gives MTKPKVFLTGGDQHGWAVDEDLKLAREALSQVVELVDLPESEIVHAVWWYGLLIWPLKKLSGKRIICHIPGEPLRYMTVPEHRKALSIVGSWITRSKQAQEQFKSLGIESDLIPYVVDVNTFKPLERDASEIRELKSRWHIPDDVYLIGSFQRDTEGSDLKSPKLVKGPDVLLEILLGLRKRGIKAHTVLAGPRRNWIVKRLTEEGLPFTYLGEQTEGDDLQTNSLPRSVLNVLYNIIDLYVVGSRSEGGPHAILEAAAARCKIVSTHVGMAPDILEHECLYRTPPDAVRIIERDISENVLGRSIEAHASRVQERHTPGSVTHLFQSVYEKVDSIKPFTGAALAKTSFEKTPGARPSKLTVGLWHSFFKPPYGGGNQFMLALRKGFEALDLDVRENELHDGIDAYVLNSIHFDVDRFLEFSKKHRLNVVHRIDGPIHLIRGYDREKDELTYNLNAQFASGTVLQSAWTYQKIVETGYQPVKPVIIHNAVDSSIFHADGRIPFDRKRKIRLIATSWSNNPRKGGPVYKWIEKNLDWDRYEFTFVGNVSEQFDRVKHIPPVSSEDLSDLLRQHDIYITASRNDPCSNALIEALACGLPALYVNDGGHPELVACGGLPFEHEEEIFPQLEKLVEDYETFQRLITVSTLEDVTRKYLALVEEAVR, from the coding sequence ATGACAAAACCGAAAGTATTTCTGACCGGTGGGGATCAGCACGGCTGGGCTGTTGATGAGGATTTGAAGCTTGCGAGGGAAGCACTGTCCCAGGTAGTCGAACTGGTTGACCTTCCGGAATCGGAAATCGTGCACGCAGTCTGGTGGTACGGGCTGCTCATATGGCCTTTGAAAAAGCTTTCCGGAAAGAGAATCATCTGTCACATCCCCGGAGAACCGCTTCGCTACATGACAGTGCCGGAGCATAGAAAAGCTTTATCGATTGTGGGCTCATGGATCACTCGATCGAAGCAGGCTCAGGAACAGTTCAAATCACTTGGCATCGAATCCGACCTCATCCCGTACGTGGTGGACGTGAACACGTTCAAGCCACTGGAAAGAGATGCTTCGGAAATACGCGAACTGAAATCCCGGTGGCACATTCCGGATGACGTTTATCTCATCGGCAGCTTTCAACGGGATACGGAAGGTTCGGATCTCAAAAGCCCGAAATTGGTAAAAGGGCCTGACGTGTTGCTGGAAATTTTATTGGGACTCCGCAAACGCGGCATCAAGGCTCATACGGTTCTGGCCGGCCCGCGACGTAATTGGATCGTCAAGAGACTAACAGAGGAAGGGCTTCCGTTCACGTACCTGGGTGAACAAACTGAGGGTGACGATTTGCAGACCAATTCGTTGCCACGATCTGTCCTGAACGTTTTGTATAACATCATCGACCTGTACGTTGTAGGCAGCAGATCCGAGGGAGGACCCCATGCGATCCTGGAAGCGGCTGCGGCACGCTGCAAGATCGTCAGCACTCACGTGGGAATGGCGCCGGACATCCTCGAACACGAGTGCCTGTACCGAACACCACCCGATGCAGTGCGCATCATAGAACGGGATATTTCTGAGAACGTGCTTGGCCGGTCAATCGAAGCGCATGCATCGCGAGTTCAGGAACGACACACTCCCGGATCAGTCACGCATCTCTTCCAGTCGGTCTATGAAAAAGTCGATTCTATCAAACCATTCACAGGAGCGGCATTGGCCAAGACATCTTTTGAGAAGACTCCGGGTGCTCGACCCAGCAAATTGACGGTGGGGCTCTGGCACAGTTTCTTCAAACCGCCGTACGGTGGCGGCAATCAGTTCATGCTCGCACTGCGGAAAGGGTTTGAGGCATTGGACCTGGATGTCCGCGAAAACGAATTGCACGACGGCATTGACGCGTATGTGCTCAACTCCATACATTTCGACGTGGATCGATTCCTTGAGTTCAGCAAAAAGCATCGATTAAATGTGGTCCACAGGATAGACGGCCCTATCCACCTTATTCGCGGGTACGACAGGGAAAAGGACGAATTGACCTATAACCTGAACGCGCAATTTGCATCGGGGACGGTTCTCCAATCTGCATGGACGTACCAGAAAATAGTGGAAACAGGCTACCAGCCGGTGAAACCGGTTATCATTCACAATGCGGTGGATTCTTCCATTTTTCACGCTGACGGACGCATACCTTTCGACCGCAAACGAAAAATTCGCCTCATAGCGACGAGCTGGTCGAACAACCCCAGAAAAGGCGGTCCCGTGTACAAATGGATCGAGAAGAATCTCGACTGGGACCGTTATGAGTTCACTTTCGTGGGAAATGTGTCCGAGCAGTTCGATCGGGTCAAACATATTCCTCCGGTTTCTTCTGAAGACTTGTCAGATTTGCTTCGCCAGCACGATATATACATCACGGCGAGCAGAAACGACCCGTGTTCCAACGCGTTGATAGAAGCTCTTGCATGCGGGTTGCCGGCCCTGTACGTGAACGATGGAGGCCACCCGGAACTGGTTGCGTGCGGCGGTTTGCCTTTCGAGCACGAAGAAGAAATTTTTCCGCAGCTTGAAAAGCTTGTGGAGGATTACGAGACCTTCCAGAGACTTATCACCGTTTCAACCCTGGAGGACGTGACAAGGAAGTACTTGGCGTTGGTCGAGGAAGCGGTTCGATGA
- a CDS encoding class I SAM-dependent methyltransferase — translation MNGIVSRISVDSGSVAGSLGFSLRRHYVDDFHARHVQIFPQGSLVLDLAGNRTSKRGLFDIERYGLNVVYANISTAKHPDVQADAHWLPFGTGVFDGVICSEMLEHVPDPVHVLSEIRRVLKRNGTVLISVPFLNRIHGDPYDFGRYTDTYWQDVLKSLRFEPIKIERQGLFWSVLVDMLREYMNAKAARFRSPGLIFLLGALVRIMKGIAVRLDSRNFTQSSSVLKNYTSGFGIEAVKT, via the coding sequence ATGAACGGTATTGTGTCGAGGATCTCTGTGGATTCCGGCTCCGTTGCAGGAAGCCTGGGGTTTTCTCTCAGGCGTCATTACGTAGACGATTTCCACGCACGACACGTACAGATCTTTCCCCAAGGATCGCTCGTGCTCGATCTTGCCGGAAACCGGACCAGCAAGAGGGGATTATTCGATATCGAGCGCTACGGACTGAATGTCGTGTATGCGAATATATCGACTGCAAAGCACCCTGACGTGCAAGCTGACGCTCACTGGCTCCCGTTTGGAACCGGTGTTTTCGATGGGGTGATTTGTTCGGAAATGCTCGAACATGTGCCCGACCCGGTGCACGTGCTTTCGGAAATAAGACGCGTGCTCAAAAGAAATGGGACTGTTTTGATCTCAGTTCCTTTCTTGAACCGTATTCACGGGGATCCGTACGATTTCGGTCGGTACACCGATACTTATTGGCAGGATGTTTTAAAGTCTCTCAGATTCGAGCCGATCAAGATTGAGAGACAAGGTCTGTTCTGGAGTGTCCTCGTGGACATGCTTCGTGAATACATGAATGCCAAAGCGGCTCGTTTCAGGAGCCCGGGATTGATTTTCCTCCTCGGAGCGCTGGTTCGGATCATGAAAGGAATTGCAGTGCGGCTGGATTCCCGCAATTTCACGCAATCAAGCTCCGTATTGAAAAACTATACTTCGGGTTTCGGCATTGAGGCTGTGAAAACATGA
- a CDS encoding glycosyltransferase family 2 protein, giving the protein MNIPIDGRNYQVEVYRNISMPPDAPRLAVVSNLRNDAAASILKVCLEGITRFTPEPHEVWVIDNNSPLSQVEWLKEQSGINVALNRTEPLPPESQEAIKADVPGSQLQWGSYANAIGLELAVRLIDPETRYLMTMHMDTLPCRSGWLSYLKGKLVDGTGAAGVRFDRTRTPEGILHVLGYMVDFRLFARLKLDFFPRLPEFDVGDLVTTRLREAGFKVFACPNTLWEPHLVESISPGSPFRDLPVDRSFDDEGNVFFLHLGRGVRKSTGEHRTGITVDEWVRVAREKIFTQD; this is encoded by the coding sequence ATGAATATACCCATTGACGGTCGGAATTACCAAGTTGAAGTGTACAGGAACATTTCCATGCCTCCGGACGCTCCTCGCCTGGCTGTCGTTTCCAATCTTCGGAACGATGCGGCAGCATCCATATTGAAGGTGTGTTTGGAAGGTATTACCCGATTCACTCCCGAACCGCACGAGGTCTGGGTTATCGATAACAATTCGCCTCTATCCCAAGTCGAATGGCTCAAAGAACAATCGGGCATCAATGTGGCGTTAAACCGTACGGAACCGTTGCCGCCTGAATCTCAAGAAGCCATAAAAGCCGATGTTCCGGGAAGCCAGCTTCAATGGGGAAGCTATGCCAATGCCATAGGACTGGAACTTGCGGTGCGCCTGATAGATCCGGAGACACGCTATCTTATGACAATGCACATGGACACACTGCCGTGCAGGTCAGGCTGGTTATCGTACCTCAAGGGAAAACTGGTTGACGGCACAGGAGCCGCAGGAGTGCGCTTCGACCGCACTCGCACTCCTGAAGGAATTCTGCACGTGCTCGGGTACATGGTTGATTTTCGTTTGTTTGCCAGATTGAAGCTCGATTTTTTCCCGAGATTGCCCGAGTTCGACGTGGGAGATCTGGTCACCACAAGACTGCGGGAAGCAGGGTTCAAGGTTTTCGCATGCCCGAATACTTTGTGGGAACCGCACCTTGTGGAAAGCATATCGCCGGGGTCTCCATTCAGGGATCTCCCTGTGGACAGATCGTTCGATGATGAGGGGAACGTTTTCTTTCTTCATCTGGGGCGAGGGGTTCGTAAATCCACCGGTGAGCATCGCACGGGCATAACGGTCGATGAATGGGTCCGTGTTGCCCGTGAAAAGATATTTACGCAGGACTGA
- a CDS encoding class I SAM-dependent methyltransferase, which produces MQWRSECHGKFGSFLDYSVKSPHEVLPELLTSGSRVLDIGAGAHKPFRQVIVASGAAYFCMDTDPAGDFDYHSFADVPEGISFDFMMANQVLEHMTVDTAFRTMKAAYERIRPGGKVMVTVPNAAHPVRQRDCTHITPWPPNDLYSLLRSAGFHVDLMTRYNKFPLTDNPLKRWIVEVVCREFRMDWCDSIMAVGHRETDSPDDTKE; this is translated from the coding sequence ATGCAGTGGCGATCCGAATGCCACGGAAAATTCGGGTCGTTTCTGGATTATTCCGTCAAGTCCCCTCATGAGGTACTACCGGAACTGCTCACCAGTGGCTCGCGCGTCCTGGACATCGGCGCCGGTGCTCACAAACCTTTCCGTCAGGTAATCGTCGCGTCAGGTGCTGCATATTTCTGCATGGACACCGATCCTGCAGGCGATTTCGATTACCACAGTTTTGCCGATGTACCGGAGGGTATCTCTTTCGATTTCATGATGGCTAATCAGGTGCTCGAACACATGACGGTGGACACTGCCTTCAGGACAATGAAAGCCGCATACGAGAGAATACGCCCGGGTGGGAAAGTAATGGTAACTGTTCCGAATGCGGCTCATCCGGTTCGCCAAAGGGATTGCACGCATATTACTCCCTGGCCGCCGAACGATCTGTACAGCCTTCTGAGAAGTGCAGGATTCCACGTGGACCTGATGACCCGATACAACAAATTTCCTCTCACGGACAATCCTCTGAAACGGTGGATTGTGGAAGTAGTCTGCCGTGAATTTCGTATGGACTGGTGCGACAGCATTATGGCCGTCGGTCATCGGGAAACCGATTCACCGGATGATACAAAAGAGTAA
- a CDS encoding ABC transporter ATP-binding protein: protein MSEDVVIKIEGLWKRYGLPLPEFVHTLSDLIRSKKANSTYNGDRRPMALRDLNLEIRRGETVGIVGRNGAGKSTLLKILAGVTAPTRGRVEIHGRIFPMIELNAGLHMELTGRENVRLLAAVMGLSRREIDAKLPDIEDFTELGEWFDKPVRMYSSGMLGRLGFGVAVNIESDVVLIDETFAVGDLKFQNKSLARVKEMRESGATILLVSHSLETLQFVAKRGILLEQGELISSGTALEAINAYETLVFRSEQGRLEHRVRSRITTKEANIFGARLYAEDGSTLTEIQAGQPFGIEVDLRLNRLLEKPMFSLGILNAAGILCKWNISAEDGLTEPGTCNRYLVRAWYPENKLSNGAYEVHFAARDNASFETLERVAGILSFAVTGPGRARGIVSGRCQWEFILQDECSEKSDSVSGETGKVPRDPRSLDSSQ, encoded by the coding sequence ATGTCCGAAGACGTTGTAATCAAGATAGAAGGACTCTGGAAACGTTACGGCCTGCCGCTGCCCGAGTTTGTTCACACATTGTCGGATCTGATTCGATCCAAGAAAGCAAACTCGACGTACAACGGTGACCGCCGTCCCATGGCGCTGAGAGATTTGAACCTGGAAATCCGCAGGGGTGAAACGGTAGGAATAGTCGGCAGAAACGGTGCAGGAAAAAGCACGCTGCTAAAAATCTTGGCCGGAGTCACGGCTCCGACGCGGGGCAGAGTAGAGATTCACGGTAGAATCTTCCCAATGATCGAGCTGAACGCAGGTTTGCACATGGAATTGACCGGTCGCGAGAATGTACGCCTGCTGGCCGCGGTGATGGGACTTTCGCGGCGGGAAATCGATGCAAAGCTTCCGGATATCGAGGATTTCACCGAACTGGGAGAATGGTTCGATAAGCCTGTGCGCATGTATTCCAGTGGTATGCTTGGCAGGCTGGGATTCGGCGTGGCAGTAAACATCGAAAGCGATGTGGTGCTCATTGACGAGACCTTTGCCGTGGGAGACCTGAAATTCCAGAACAAAAGCCTCGCCCGGGTCAAAGAAATGCGAGAAAGCGGAGCTACCATTTTGCTGGTCAGCCACAGTCTGGAGACGCTCCAATTCGTCGCAAAGCGGGGTATCCTCCTGGAACAGGGCGAGCTCATCTCGTCGGGAACAGCCTTGGAAGCGATCAATGCATACGAAACGCTGGTCTTCAGGTCGGAGCAGGGGCGACTCGAACATCGGGTGAGAAGCCGTATTACAACGAAAGAGGCGAACATTTTCGGCGCACGGCTTTACGCGGAAGACGGCTCCACTCTGACGGAAATTCAGGCGGGCCAGCCATTCGGAATCGAAGTGGACCTGCGCTTGAACCGATTGCTGGAAAAGCCGATGTTCTCGCTGGGTATTCTCAATGCAGCGGGAATACTCTGCAAGTGGAATATTTCGGCAGAGGACGGACTGACGGAGCCGGGAACGTGCAACAGGTACCTCGTCCGAGCCTGGTATCCTGAGAACAAGTTATCGAACGGTGCGTACGAAGTGCATTTTGCTGCGAGAGATAATGCATCATTTGAGACTCTGGAGCGGGTTGCAGGTATCCTCAGTTTTGCAGTGACAGGGCCCGGTAGAGCGAGAGGGATTGTGTCCGGCAGATGTCAGTGGGAGTTCATTCTGCAGGATGAGTGTTCGGAGAAATCGGATTCCGTTTCCGGCGAGACAGGCAAGGTCCCGCGAGACCCGAGATCGCTGGACTCGTCGCAATGA
- a CDS encoding ABC transporter permease — protein MGLLNRGVYVNVSPKSRRWARFATLLYALVVRDITSRYRRSALGIWWAFLQPLILMLLFNMLRGFVNIPSDGIPYILFSFAGLVPWTFFTNAVAACGPSITTNAEVIKKIALPREVFPLASVAATLFDFFMSGIILAGMLIWFKIPVGIHLLWLPALIVLMTIISFSVGILLAGLGTFRKDFIFATPFLTQAWLFATPVIYPLSTVPEQWRSIYMLNPMVGVIEGFRNVLLKSAAPPSEAFLLSVLMTLVILAIAWPVFRKLSGYFADVL, from the coding sequence GTGGGACTATTGAACCGCGGGGTGTACGTTAATGTGTCTCCCAAGAGCCGCAGATGGGCGCGGTTCGCAACATTACTGTACGCTCTCGTAGTTAGGGATATAACAAGCCGGTACCGAAGGTCAGCCCTCGGCATCTGGTGGGCATTCTTGCAGCCTCTGATTCTGATGCTGCTGTTCAATATGCTGCGCGGATTCGTCAATATTCCGAGCGACGGAATTCCCTACATTCTCTTTAGTTTTGCAGGCCTGGTACCCTGGACGTTCTTCACGAATGCCGTGGCTGCATGCGGTCCCAGTATTACCACGAACGCAGAGGTCATCAAAAAGATCGCTTTACCGCGTGAAGTATTTCCTCTGGCTTCAGTGGCTGCGACCCTGTTCGATTTTTTCATGTCCGGCATCATTTTGGCGGGCATGCTGATCTGGTTCAAAATCCCTGTGGGAATTCATCTTCTCTGGTTGCCGGCCCTCATTGTACTGATGACGATCATCTCGTTTTCCGTGGGCATACTCCTCGCCGGTTTGGGAACGTTCCGAAAAGACTTCATTTTCGCCACACCGTTTCTTACCCAGGCATGGCTGTTCGCCACTCCTGTCATTTATCCTTTGAGTACAGTTCCCGAGCAGTGGAGATCCATTTACATGCTGAATCCCATGGTTGGAGTAATAGAGGGGTTCCGCAACGTACTGCTGAAATCTGCAGCGCCGCCCAGTGAGGCTTTTCTGTTATCGGTGCTGATGACTCTCGTTATCCTGGCGATTGCCTGGCCCGTATTCCGAAAACTTTCCGGCTATTTCGCCGATGTACTGTGA
- a CDS encoding UDP-glucuronic acid decarboxylase family protein yields MKKVLVTGGAGFIGSHLVEALLGQGCSVICLDNFFTGSMKNIIPFRDNPNFECIRHDIVVPILLEVDQIYHLACPASPVHYQENPIKTLKTSVLGTLNMLGIAKRVKARILLASTSEVYGDPQIHPQVETYNGNVNPVGPRACYDEGKRAAETLMIGYRDYNHTNVAIARIFNTYGPRMLPNDGRVVSNFICQVLRGENITVYGDGTQTRSFCYVADMVDGLIRLMESGESGPINLGNPYEVTVGDLAEKIRWMIPGTGSEIAYKQLPEDDPLRRKPNISVAETKLGWTPKVPLETGLHSTIEYFREELGSIHVKR; encoded by the coding sequence ATGAAAAAGGTACTGGTGACCGGTGGGGCAGGTTTTATAGGCAGTCATCTGGTTGAGGCTCTTCTCGGTCAAGGTTGCTCTGTTATTTGTCTCGACAACTTTTTCACCGGAAGCATGAAAAACATCATTCCATTTCGGGATAACCCGAATTTCGAATGCATTCGACACGATATAGTTGTCCCGATCCTCCTGGAAGTCGACCAGATCTATCATCTCGCGTGCCCGGCTTCTCCTGTCCATTATCAGGAAAATCCCATCAAGACGCTCAAGACGTCCGTGTTGGGCACTTTGAACATGTTGGGCATTGCCAAGCGAGTGAAGGCTCGCATTCTCCTGGCTTCTACATCGGAGGTGTACGGCGATCCGCAAATACATCCTCAGGTCGAGACCTACAATGGGAACGTAAATCCGGTCGGCCCCAGAGCATGTTACGATGAAGGCAAGCGCGCAGCAGAGACCTTGATGATCGGGTACAGGGATTACAATCACACCAACGTAGCCATCGCGAGAATTTTTAACACGTACGGTCCCCGCATGCTCCCCAATGACGGAAGAGTTGTCAGCAATTTCATCTGTCAGGTGCTCCGCGGAGAGAATATTACCGTATACGGTGATGGAACCCAGACGCGGTCGTTCTGCTACGTCGCAGACATGGTGGATGGTTTGATACGCCTCATGGAAAGCGGTGAATCCGGTCCTATCAATTTGGGCAATCCGTACGAAGTGACGGTTGGAGATTTGGCCGAGAAAATTCGCTGGATGATTCCCGGCACCGGGTCTGAGATCGCTTATAAACAGCTTCCCGAAGACGATCCCCTCAGACGAAAGCCCAATATATCTGTGGCTGAGACGAAACTTGGATGGACACCCAAGGTCCCCCTGGAAACAGGACTGCATT